One genomic region from Sphingobacterium sp. UGAL515B_05 encodes:
- a CDS encoding LytTR family DNA-binding domain-containing protein gives MNRIKTILIEDEPIARGRLEKLVSKLGLIEILGVFENPLQAIDVLRKSEVDLILSDIDMPEMDGITFLKGLAHPPFVVFITGHYEYAVDGFELDVIDYILKPLLTEERLIKAIEKVQKAILFSRRGSQGERKAIKIKDRNKTIFIDPADILYLKAWGDYIQIYSVDGMQTLLSTMKDMEAELPWDMFARMHRSFIVNIKQVKGVEASKVILKNGVELGIGLQYRNQLFAKMGLI, from the coding sequence ATGAACAGAATTAAAACTATTCTTATTGAAGATGAGCCGATTGCAAGAGGTCGATTGGAAAAATTAGTTTCCAAATTGGGCCTGATCGAAATATTGGGTGTATTCGAAAATCCGTTACAAGCTATAGATGTTTTAAGAAAGAGTGAGGTCGATCTCATCTTGTCGGATATAGATATGCCCGAAATGGATGGGATTACTTTTCTTAAAGGACTTGCCCATCCACCATTTGTTGTCTTTATAACTGGTCATTATGAATATGCCGTGGATGGATTTGAGCTTGATGTAATCGACTATATTTTAAAACCGCTGTTGACGGAAGAACGATTGATAAAGGCAATTGAAAAAGTTCAAAAAGCAATTCTATTTTCTAGAAGGGGGTCACAAGGTGAAAGAAAGGCGATTAAGATAAAGGATAGGAACAAGACTATCTTTATAGATCCTGCGGATATTCTCTATCTAAAAGCTTGGGGAGACTACATCCAAATTTATTCGGTAGATGGTATGCAAACTTTGCTCTCGACGATGAAAGATATGGAAGCAGAACTTCCCTGGGATATGTTTGCGCGTATGCACAGATCTTTTATCGTTAATATCAAACAAGTCAAGGGTGTTGAGGCAAGTAAAGTAATTCTAAAAAATGGAGTCGAACTTGGCATTGGTTTACAATATCGCAATCAGCTTTTTGCAAAGATGGGACTTATCTAA